The segment atgacacaaaaagccATGACAGGTGTTTATCAACTCGCACTCTGAGTAAGGCTTCAAACCACTGACCTTTAAATATGTGAGCAAAATTACATTTCCACAACAGAAATATTCTTAAATAAAACTTAGAACTTTCAAAAGTCAATTGTCACCACACCATACTGCCACCTTCCAAGTGACCAATAACTGCGAGCTCATCTGAAAACCCTCAAAGTGAAACCTTTCAACTctaagagaaaaagaaaagcactaAATGTGTATTAAATGTTGGCATATGACAAAAATGAGGaagaaacaaaatatatacagcacaaaaaaacatatgCAATATGCAAAGGCGTCATGTTGCTTTGGGCAACtaaccccccccacccccccactcGTCATATATAAGCCAGTCTTCACTGAAGACCCCTCATCCCAACAatccccacccccacccacacatatccgctcatacacacacacagaacatcaCGAAACACGATTACGTCACTAAGCCTGTTAGTTTGGAAAAAGGTGAAGCACTGTGAAACTCCccaacccccctccctcccttctgcTCCTCCCACCTCCCTGTTCCCCCCCCCTTCACTCAGAGAGGGGAGACGGGGCCTTGGTGCAGTCGTTCCACTCGTCCGTCTCGAGGTTGTACACCTCCAACGTGTTGAGGAACTCGTTTCCGTCAAAGCCGCCCACAGCGTAGATGGTTTCTCCCAGGATGGCAACGCCCGCATTGCTGCGTGAAGATGTCATGCTACCCATCATCCTCCACTCATTGCGGGCGGGGTCGTACACCTCCACACAACGGAGCGCGTGGGAGCCATCGAAGCCGCCAACGACAAACAGTTTGCCTGGACAGAGTGAGAGACAGTATTAGCAGGATGACTAAATCACTGTGTTCTGCGCAAGAACTGAATCACCCAAAATTTAAATTTCTAACACTTTGCTTCTTGTCAGCACGTTGATAAGACGTCAGTTTCCCACATAGCATGATGTTCTTGCACCATGCACACACTGAAGAAGCTGCCAAAGAACTGCGGCTGATTCTAACGTCATCACACCTGTTTGTGGTTGTGGCCTTACCTGCATGGACAGCGACGGCGGCCCCCCTGCGAGCCACATTCATGGGGGCTATCAGGGTCCAGGTGTTATTCTCGGGGTTGTAGCGTTCCACAGTGTTCAGGCAGTTCCACGACTCCGCCCCTCCAATCACGTACATGAAGCCCTCCAACTCACACACGGCTGCCTGGTGCCTCCCTGAAAACAAATTTACTTAATGAATACAACTTTCCCATTTCCCCTCCAGTTGCAAATATTACAAGAGCACAAGCTGTTCTGATTAACTGTTATCCTTCTTTTGGTCTCGTTCTTAACATAATGTACTCTCTGCTCTAATAATCCAGCTCCCCAGAGGGAATAATTAAAGCTTTATGTGAAAGACAGACATTTGTTAGCCCTCTGAAAAAGACATTCAGCTTTGTGCTTAAGGTTAGACCATGTGATATGTAGATAAATGGAAGACTGTGAGTGTATGTGGGACTGTGTGGACACATACTGATGTTAAGGGAGGCACAGTTGGACCAGGTTTTGGTCACAGGGTCAAAAGCATCACAGTTCTTCAGGCCCTTCTGCCCGCAGGGGTCCGACCCTCCAACAACATAGAGTTTGTTGTTCAATGAGCAGACACCTTTAAACAGAGAGGGCAGGGATGAGCTAAAAAAGCAAACTGGCTTCAGTCAGTAACAAGAAGGCTACTTTATTGAAGCATTTTCCTGGATAAAATCGTTAAATTCAACAAAATCATAAACCCTTGCAGGAGGGACTGACCTGCATTGCAGCGGTTTGTCCTCAGCTCTGGCACTTGAGTCCATTCATCAGCATGTGGATCGTACATCTCCCCGGAGCTCAGCTCATCAGAGTGTCCATTTGAACCTCCAATCACGTACAGCTGACcctgtgaggtaaatatataCGAGTCATTAGAGGATGAAGATGATTATGATGCAGCAACCTGACACCTAAACACTCACATTTAAAGTTTGATTTGGAACTACAACAACCTATTGACATTAAGGTAATTTAGAAACAATTAATTGGGCAGGGAGCAGGGAAGCATGTATGTATTTGCACAAGCCAACTAAAACCTGTGTAAGTATTAAATAGGTGTATTTCTATGACAACAGTAAAAATGTCACTTCACTGCAGAGTCAATAAATGTGAGATAAAGATTAATAGTAAACTGTACCATGAGCACAGCCATCTGGAATCGAGCCCTTGGAGTCCGCATGGGAGCAATGAAGGTCCAGCTGTCCTCGTTGGGGTCGTAACACTCCACAGTCCTCAGACACTCTTCTCTGTTGTAGCCTCCTGCAGGAACATCGAGATGAAGTCAAGAGAGAAGCATGTAGCTTCTTATGTACCCCGACCTCCTTGTAGCGCCAGTTATTCACCTTACACATGATACAGTCTTCTACTCTAACCCTGTTTAGTGCTAACCTGCTGCGATGAGTTTTCCATTCAGAGCTGCAGTGCCCAGGCCAGAGCGAGCATAATGCATGGGTGAGAGCGGCTGCTCCTCCAACTCCTCGGGCTGGGCCTCGAAGCTGAGGCTCTTCATCAGGCAGGGGGTGGCAGAGGGAGAGGTCTGAGGGCTGCTGCGACCGTGCAAGAAGATCACACACAACATACCGTCCAGCACAGCCAGACACAGGTAGTTGTTGTCTACGGATAAAATTGGAGATTGTTTAGAGCCACGTGAGGAGAAAAAGTTTAAAGATCAAGCTCAGAATTCAGATTCTATGTCCCTTCAAGTCAAGTTGTCTAATCTTGAAGTCAACAGACTTCTGACCTCAATCTCGTCTAATTTTATCGAGCAGCATGTGAGAGACTTGTGCACAAAATATAttcaaagaaaatatttctgattgtactgtgaaaaatcacatgCACAAACGTACTTGTGGTCTTCTCAGAGGCGATGTACTTCCACTCTCTCCTGCCGGGCTGTTTCGGGGCATTTGCTGCTTGGTTGGAGGGCGACAGGCTTCCTGAGGAGCTGCAGCTCATCTGTCTCTGGGCGCTCTCCCGTATGGGTTTCTTCTGCAAGAGCACAGTGCAGCTACAGAAGCCAAGCTTGCACCACAGGCCCACCACTGGCCACAACACCAGGTAAACATACCCCACAAAGTACACTTTGATCCAGCTGGTCTAATATAGAGGTTTTTATCGAGTATGTATTGAAATCTCACATCACCTGAAGCCAACAACACAGCACCGCAAACTACAGTCTCGGACCACAATACAATCAGATCTAACAACACACAGGTTAGTCACAACTCAGAATAGAGGGTAAAAGCTGGAGCAGCCATTACTGCATTCAACTGGTTGACGTTATCTTAAAGATCAAAGTGTGGTTTTCATATATGCTCAACAGCATAGCCAGGCAGGTATCATAGGTCATTTCTTGCTAATCTACTGACATTGCATTGTGGCTAAATTTGGTATTAAATGAGCCATATCTACTTCTTGCCAGGCACAGGCTGTGTAGTGTTTTTATGCATGGCCAGGCAAACTGTATAATAAGGCTACACACTGCCAAAGCAAAATGTGGTAGAGACTTCATTACAGTGAAGCCAGGCACAAGCTGTTGAGTACCTGCACAAACTGAAGGTGGTCCTCCTCGCCACCAAACACCTCACAGTGCCCATCAATCATCAGCCCTCCATCCACCAGCTTATGGTCAGGTGAGTAGTACAGCGTTTGCACCTGAAAGACAAACAGGAACAACATACCCATGTGgctgtctccatggcaacacacTGAGAACCCCAGCAAAAGGGGGGGAGGGAGGAAgtgggggggaggaggaggaggaggagggtagCAGTGctgtgaagaggaagaggggggaAGGGACGAACGGCCTGGATCTTCTGTTGCTTGGATGGAAAGCTTcctttaaaaagacacacactgctgccacTGCACAGAGTGGGTTAAGTGTTTGAGCTCAAGAAGGTATCTGACAGTGGCTCTCCTTAatttgcatctaaaaaaaaagagggagctGGTGAAGAATGAGAGGCTGCATCTGGAAAGATCTTCTGTGAAGaatgaagagaaggaggaggaggaggaggaagagggggggcTGCATGTAGCCCTCTTTCCACCTCTGCTGCTTGGAAACCGGTCCTTTAGCTGAACAAGCTGGTCATTGTGATGACAGCCACAATAGGCAGTCAAATCCAGATGACTAAAGACAGCGCTGTTGTAACAACTATTAAGCTCATCTTAAACAGTACTCATTAAAAGATTAaatccaaaaataaaattaaaaccacGTAATGTTCTGTTGGGGCCAGACAAAATAATACTACGAGAATATGTGATGAAGCTCCTCAGTTGCCCATCTGAAGGGCACGTTTTAGAAAATGAGGGAAAAAAGCAGGGGCTTctgtaatttaataaaaaagttgCTGAAATTTATAATTTTACCTGAATGGTTAATCATTCGTCTGTAATTTAAAATTTTCTTGAATGTGTCAGTGGATAAGTAGGCCTGTATGAGACTATACTGTTATGAGTAAATGGACATTCAATTAGATGTATTTATCGCTAAAGGTTTGTGAGCAATGTATTTTGGTGAACGCAGAAATGGGATGCATCTGCATATGTGGGATGCATCTGTATATGTGGTATGGACAGATGGGAGCACAGTGTTGCTTGGCTGCAAAGAGGGGCTGCTGAGAGGCAGTAgtgctcctctcctccctctcttttctctgaCTCATTACCCTGGTGGCTCAGTCCTGGCTCTTCAGTCTggtctcctgctgctgctaataAACCTACAGAGAGATAAATCAACGGGGAGGAGTGACTGTTAGTGCTGGAG is part of the Epinephelus moara isolate mb chromosome 10, YSFRI_EMoa_1.0, whole genome shotgun sequence genome and harbors:
- the ivns1abpa gene encoding influenza virus NS1A-binding protein homolog A encodes the protein MIPNGYLIFEDESFLDSTVAKMNALRKSGQFCDVRLQVCGHELMAHRAVLACCSPYLFEIFNSDVEPHGVSHVTFEDLDPEAVEILLNYAYTAQLKADKELVKEVYSAAKRFKMERVKQICGDYLLTKMDSQSAISFRNFASSMGDTRVLAKVDAFIQDHLLEVSEQEDFLKLPRLKLEVMLEDNLTLPSNGKLYSKVLNWVQRSLWENGDQLERLMEEVQTLYYSPDHKLVDGGLMIDGHCEVFGGEEDHLQFVQKKPIRESAQRQMSCSSSGSLSPSNQAANAPKQPGRREWKYIASEKTTNNNYLCLAVLDGMLCVIFLHGRSSPQTSPSATPCLMKSLSFEAQPEELEEQPLSPMHYARSGLGTAALNGKLIAAGGYNREECLRTVECYDPNEDSWTFIAPMRTPRARFQMAVLMGQLYVIGGSNGHSDELSSGEMYDPHADEWTQVPELRTNRCNAGVCSLNNKLYVVGGSDPCGQKGLKNCDAFDPVTKTWSNCASLNIRRHQAAVCELEGFMYVIGGAESWNCLNTVERYNPENNTWTLIAPMNVARRGAAVAVHAGKLFVVGGFDGSHALRCVEVYDPARNEWRMMGSMTSSRSNAGVAILGETIYAVGGFDGNEFLNTLEVYNLETDEWNDCTKAPSPLSE